One genomic segment of Bifidobacterium breve DSM 20213 = JCM 1192 includes these proteins:
- a CDS encoding MFS transporter, translating into MFLYFLGIVAHVGVDVGINAQAPRILTEHTGDTFTEIAATATMVYFIARMIGCFTGGIVLSKISNHVGIPVCGIIMTASAVCFAIFCSITSNPPVALFWVAVALVGFGNSNAFLLFLSHALMYRPERQNEISGLMFMNLIGGAIFPPIMGALADAMNAQLGTIIVMAVGCLYVLVIGVGYKAIIEGKKAAQVEA; encoded by the coding sequence GTGTTCCTGTACTTCCTCGGCATCGTAGCCCACGTGGGCGTGGACGTCGGCATCAACGCCCAGGCCCCGCGCATCCTCACCGAACACACCGGCGACACCTTCACCGAAATCGCCGCCACCGCCACCATGGTCTACTTCATCGCCCGTATGATCGGCTGCTTCACCGGCGGTATCGTGCTCTCGAAGATCTCCAACCACGTCGGCATCCCGGTGTGCGGCATCATCATGACCGCCTCCGCCGTGTGCTTCGCCATCTTCTGCTCGATCACTTCCAACCCGCCGGTCGCCTTGTTCTGGGTGGCTGTGGCTCTGGTCGGCTTCGGTAACTCCAACGCGTTCTTGCTCTTCCTCTCCCACGCCCTGATGTACCGCCCGGAGCGCCAGAACGAGATTTCCGGCCTGATGTTCATGAACCTGATCGGCGGCGCCATCTTCCCGCCCATCATGGGTGCCCTGGCTGATGCCATGAACGCCCAGCTCGGCACCATCATCGTGATGGCCGTTGGCTGCCTGTACGTGCTGGTCATCGGCGTTGGCTACAAGGCCATCATCGAAGGCAAGAAGGCCGCTCAGGTCGAGGCCTGA
- a CDS encoding tyrosine-type recombinase/integrase, which yields MAYTIRQYATKSGKRYEVRYRKPDGTPTGKRGFRRKMDADAWGAANVTTAKSVGAYIDPQAGRRLVEDLWEPWLAAKKTKAKPSYIETLERAWRVHVAPKWGMREVQSITHDEVQMWVSALAESKSASVVLRAEGILRALLAKAKADKCIHDNPCDGLELPRKRRKKHVYLSIDQLLALADASDWRRPIVLTLGLCGLRWGELVGLQVGDVDLDRQRIHVRRSATEVNHQIVVDAPKTGEERTVIFPRMLQSCLEEACDGRRQSDLLFPDRRTGSYLRKTHGPCSTSSWFYWAKKRSLGDEIADSMTIHDLRHTCASLLVHAGANVKAVQRQLGHKSATMTLDVYADLFDDDLDAVGDAMDGLLVRAIGEGRSLAA from the coding sequence ATGGCCTACACAATCCGCCAATACGCGACGAAAAGCGGCAAACGCTACGAAGTGCGCTACCGTAAGCCGGACGGCACGCCCACAGGCAAAAGAGGATTCCGCCGCAAGATGGACGCCGACGCATGGGGCGCGGCCAACGTGACCACCGCGAAAAGCGTCGGAGCATACATCGACCCACAGGCCGGAAGACGCTTGGTCGAAGACTTATGGGAGCCATGGCTGGCCGCCAAAAAGACCAAGGCCAAACCAAGCTACATCGAGACGCTGGAACGGGCTTGGCGCGTGCACGTGGCACCGAAATGGGGCATGCGCGAGGTCCAGTCCATCACCCACGACGAAGTGCAGATGTGGGTCAGCGCACTGGCCGAATCGAAAAGCGCGAGCGTCGTGCTCCGCGCCGAAGGCATCCTCCGCGCACTGCTCGCAAAAGCCAAGGCCGACAAGTGCATACACGACAATCCTTGTGATGGTCTCGAATTGCCGCGCAAGCGGAGGAAGAAGCACGTCTATCTTTCGATCGACCAATTGCTGGCACTGGCCGACGCCTCGGACTGGCGCAGGCCGATAGTGCTCACGCTTGGATTGTGTGGTCTGCGCTGGGGCGAATTGGTGGGCCTGCAGGTCGGTGACGTGGATCTCGACAGGCAGCGCATCCATGTGCGCAGGTCCGCCACCGAGGTCAATCATCAGATCGTGGTGGACGCACCGAAGACAGGGGAGGAGCGCACCGTCATCTTCCCGCGCATGCTGCAGTCATGCCTTGAGGAGGCCTGCGATGGCCGTCGGCAGTCCGACCTGCTTTTTCCCGACAGGCGCACCGGTTCGTATCTGCGGAAGACGCACGGGCCCTGCAGCACGTCGAGCTGGTTTTACTGGGCGAAGAAGCGCAGTCTCGGTGACGAGATCGCGGACTCGATGACGATCCACGACCTGCGGCATACGTGCGCGTCGTTGCTGGTGCATGCCGGCGCGAATGTCAAGGCGGTGCAAAGGCAGCTGGGGCATAAGAGCGCGACCATGACCTTGGACGTGTATGCGGATCTGTTCGACGATGATTTGGATGCCGTCGGCGATGCGATGGATGGATTGCTGGTGCGGGCGATTGGTGAGGGTAGGAGTCTGGCGGCTTGA
- a CDS encoding helix-turn-helix transcriptional regulator: protein MPIEYLSVTDVAKRLGISTAAVSAYKLPQPDATIGRTRGWLPGTIDQWNAQRPGRGVGGGRPRKHPAE from the coding sequence ATGCCCATCGAATACCTGAGCGTCACCGACGTGGCCAAGCGCCTCGGCATCAGCACCGCCGCCGTCAGCGCCTACAAGCTCCCCCAGCCGGACGCCACCATCGGACGCACGCGCGGCTGGCTCCCCGGCACCATCGACCAATGGAACGCGCAACGCCCCGGACGCGGAGTCGGCGGTGGCAGGCCGCGCAAGCATCCGGCGGAGTGA
- the nagB gene encoding glucosamine-6-phosphate deaminase: MPEIIIVKNEAEAGEIYGRCVADLIKAKPNAVLGLATGSSPLAAYQALAKIVHDESIDVSQVSGYALDEYIGLPLTHPESYHATIHRTVVEPLGLDPSKVHVPGDVLNGTPLEDGDKVALAGPAYDRAIEAAGGIDVQILGIGTDGHVGFNEPGSSLASGTRVKTLAEQTRVDNARFFDNDINQVPTHCITQGIGTIMKARHLVLLAFGAGKAEAIEETVEGGVSAFCPASALQMHPHATIIVDEEAASRLRHKDYYRYAYTHKPAWQGI; this comes from the coding sequence ATGCCGGAAATCATCATTGTCAAGAACGAAGCCGAAGCAGGCGAGATTTATGGCCGTTGCGTGGCCGATCTCATCAAAGCCAAGCCGAACGCAGTGCTGGGCCTGGCCACTGGCTCCAGCCCGCTGGCAGCCTATCAGGCGCTTGCCAAGATCGTGCATGACGAGTCGATCGACGTCTCCCAGGTGAGTGGCTACGCGCTCGACGAATATATCGGGCTGCCGCTGACCCATCCCGAGTCCTACCATGCCACCATCCACCGTACCGTGGTGGAGCCTCTTGGCCTGGATCCGTCCAAGGTCCACGTGCCCGGTGACGTGCTCAATGGCACGCCGCTTGAGGATGGCGACAAGGTGGCGCTTGCCGGCCCTGCCTACGATCGCGCCATCGAGGCCGCTGGCGGCATCGACGTGCAGATTCTGGGTATTGGCACGGACGGCCATGTGGGCTTCAACGAGCCGGGCTCTTCGCTGGCTTCCGGTACTCGCGTCAAGACTCTGGCGGAGCAGACCCGTGTGGATAACGCGCGCTTCTTTGACAACGACATCAACCAGGTGCCGACCCACTGCATTACGCAGGGCATCGGCACGATTATGAAGGCCCGCCATCTGGTGCTACTTGCCTTCGGCGCCGGCAAGGCCGAGGCCATCGAGGAGACCGTCGAAGGCGGCGTCTCCGCATTCTGCCCGGCCTCCGCGCTGCAGATGCATCCGCACGCCACGATTATCGTGGACGAGGAGGCTGCGAGCCGCCTGCGTCACAAGGACTACTACCGCTACGCATACACCCACAAGCCGGCTTGGCAGGGCATCTGA
- a CDS encoding ROK family transcriptional regulator: MADDTARATSQASVSESNRSRIVKHLYHNGISSRAQIAKALELTPAAITKITARLIEAGMIEETGDLEGSKNRRSIGLKIDTARFRVIGVKFARPLVQIGVFDLCGNALSTENLPPVYDHTISDTITAIHQRISELLDDDPSIVAIGMAVPGPYLRNVGHTAVVSSMQSWRKINFINEFSTAFRVPVFIEQDARAGALAHYLFDPAFHTNDYLAYYLVGEGVGLGVIDNGHLVNGAQGAATEIGHISVDVNGKPCDCGNVGCLERYCSAPVIHDMLIEDGSVIPDASDMTHAEAARALFAKANEGNAAAQSMVREVARYIGYGCITIFNAFNPEHIIIGDIVSEAGHLLLDTVRATVAERAIPEINDFTSITLSTLPIDSTVCGAAAVAVTQFLEHPSVFFDVS; the protein is encoded by the coding sequence ATGGCAGACGATACTGCACGCGCCACTTCTCAGGCCAGCGTTTCCGAATCCAACCGCTCCCGCATCGTCAAGCATCTCTACCACAACGGCATCAGCTCCCGCGCACAAATCGCCAAGGCCTTGGAACTCACGCCGGCCGCCATCACCAAGATCACCGCACGGCTTATCGAAGCCGGCATGATTGAAGAGACCGGCGACCTGGAAGGCTCCAAGAACCGCCGTTCCATCGGGCTGAAAATTGACACCGCTCGCTTCCGCGTCATTGGTGTCAAGTTCGCCCGTCCCCTCGTGCAAATCGGCGTGTTCGACCTGTGCGGCAATGCGCTCAGCACCGAAAACCTGCCCCCGGTGTACGACCACACCATCAGCGACACCATCACGGCCATCCACCAACGCATCAGCGAGCTGCTTGATGACGATCCGTCCATCGTGGCCATCGGCATGGCCGTTCCCGGCCCTTACCTGCGCAACGTCGGCCACACCGCTGTGGTCTCCAGCATGCAAAGCTGGCGCAAAATCAACTTCATCAACGAATTTTCCACCGCGTTCCGAGTGCCCGTCTTCATCGAGCAGGATGCCCGCGCCGGCGCGCTGGCCCACTACCTGTTCGACCCCGCATTCCACACCAACGATTACCTCGCCTACTATCTGGTCGGCGAAGGCGTGGGACTTGGCGTCATCGACAATGGCCACCTCGTCAACGGCGCGCAAGGCGCAGCCACCGAAATCGGCCATATCTCCGTTGATGTCAACGGCAAGCCCTGCGATTGCGGCAACGTCGGCTGCCTGGAACGTTACTGCTCCGCCCCGGTCATCCATGACATGCTTATCGAGGACGGCTCGGTTATCCCGGACGCCTCAGACATGACCCATGCCGAAGCCGCCCGAGCCTTGTTCGCCAAAGCCAACGAAGGCAACGCCGCGGCCCAGTCCATGGTTCGCGAAGTGGCGCGGTATATCGGCTACGGCTGCATCACCATCTTCAACGCTTTCAATCCCGAACACATCATCATCGGCGACATCGTATCCGAGGCGGGCCATCTGCTGCTGGACACGGTTCGCGCCACGGTGGCCGAACGAGCCATCCCCGAAATCAACGATTTCACCTCCATAACGCTCTCCACCCTACCGATTGACTCCACCGTCTGCGGAGCTGCGGCTGTGGCGGTCACCCAGTTTTTGGAACACCCCTCGGTGTTCTTCGACGTTTCCTGA
- a CDS encoding NUDIX hydrolase, translated as MPTPEFVLELRKKIGHDLLWLIGVTGCVLNDQGQLLLGRRSDTGEWAMIYGINEPGEQPADTVVREIKEETGVDAIVTDLVAVTSSNKVITYANGDNTMYMDHSFLCALKPGGNVKPFVGDEESLNVGWFDLDDLPSPLAASTTERLGLFHQYLENKKHGDAHALFQFDGQQH; from the coding sequence ATGCCTACTCCAGAATTCGTGTTGGAACTTCGCAAGAAAATCGGCCATGATCTGCTTTGGCTGATTGGTGTGACCGGCTGCGTGCTCAACGACCAGGGCCAACTATTGCTCGGCCGCCGTTCCGACACCGGCGAATGGGCGATGATCTACGGCATCAATGAGCCGGGTGAGCAGCCGGCTGACACCGTGGTTCGTGAAATCAAAGAAGAGACCGGGGTCGATGCCATCGTCACCGATCTGGTGGCCGTTACTTCGTCCAACAAGGTAATCACATACGCCAATGGCGACAACACCATGTACATGGATCATTCGTTCCTGTGCGCTTTGAAGCCGGGAGGCAATGTCAAGCCATTTGTCGGTGATGAGGAAAGCCTCAATGTGGGCTGGTTCGACCTGGATGACCTGCCCTCTCCCCTGGCGGCAAGTACCACGGAACGACTCGGACTGTTCCACCAGTATTTGGAGAACAAAAAGCATGGCGACGCTCATGCCCTCTTCCAATTTGACGGGCAACAGCACTAG
- a CDS encoding carbohydrate kinase family protein, translating to MTTPIVLSLGELLWDMLPGGKRAGGAPVNFAYHAMKNGTEGWAISAVGEDELGDELIAKADEAGINTVIQRNAWPTSTVEVALKNGIPEYTIVKGVAWDHILYTRQLINVVSKADAVCFGTLALRSPESHATITELLKHTKPGAMKFFDINLRGDHYSKELIEELLKAATVFKINDEELLLLRDMFDIRGTSGEDASRWFLDEFDLDYVILTAGSAYSTIMSRKGEVSTLDTPHVEVVDTVGAGDSFSGTFTARTLLGDSLADAHRKAVNTAAFVCTQAGAWPEYPAEMPDYLVAAGK from the coding sequence ATGACTACCCCGATCGTTCTGAGCCTTGGCGAACTGCTGTGGGATATGCTGCCGGGCGGCAAGCGAGCCGGCGGCGCCCCTGTCAACTTCGCCTACCACGCGATGAAGAACGGCACCGAAGGCTGGGCTATCAGCGCGGTCGGTGAGGATGAGCTCGGCGACGAGCTGATCGCCAAGGCCGACGAAGCCGGCATCAACACCGTTATCCAGCGCAACGCTTGGCCGACTTCCACCGTCGAGGTCGCCCTGAAGAACGGTATCCCGGAGTACACCATCGTCAAGGGCGTGGCCTGGGATCACATTCTGTACACCCGCCAGCTCATCAATGTTGTTTCCAAGGCCGACGCCGTCTGCTTCGGCACCCTGGCCCTGCGCTCCCCCGAATCGCACGCCACCATCACCGAGCTGCTCAAGCACACCAAGCCGGGCGCGATGAAGTTTTTCGACATCAACCTGCGCGGCGACCACTACTCCAAGGAACTCATCGAGGAGCTGCTCAAGGCCGCCACCGTATTCAAGATCAACGACGAAGAGCTCCTGCTGCTGCGCGACATGTTCGATATTCGCGGCACCTCCGGCGAGGATGCCTCCCGCTGGTTCCTGGACGAGTTCGATCTCGATTACGTGATTCTGACCGCTGGCTCCGCCTACTCCACCATCATGTCCCGCAAGGGCGAGGTCTCCACTCTGGACACCCCGCATGTCGAGGTGGTCGACACCGTCGGCGCCGGCGACTCCTTCTCCGGCACGTTCACCGCTCGCACTCTGCTCGGCGACTCGCTGGCCGACGCTCACCGCAAGGCCGTCAACACCGCCGCCTTCGTGTGCACTCAGGCCGGCGCTTGGCCGGAGTATCCGGCTGAGATGCCTGACTACCTCGTTGCCGCAGGCAAGTAA
- a CDS encoding ROK family protein: MTDNTVNNFRIGVDVGGTKIEAALVDATGAVLNSARIPARHGNAAVVEDIVSVARQAAGTRFDEVSAIGIGTPGTVDSATGHVGNIVNLDVVSLDMGPEVSRLAGVPVHVENDVNAAAVGAAVLLGGADGLDGTIAFLNFGTGLAAGIVQNGVLLHGYSGAAGEIGHIPVEPHRLKCPCGQYGCLETVCSGAAVGRLWPNADPPMPDLIRCASRREAKAVDVLDMVVRAIGDTIQILAQSVDPRLIVLGGGMAKTGEPLVEVITAELRRRESQCRFLESLDLPARLRLAPAGQPVGAIGAAMAA; this comes from the coding sequence ATGACTGATAACACCGTGAACAATTTCAGGATTGGTGTTGATGTGGGTGGCACCAAAATCGAGGCGGCGCTTGTCGATGCAACGGGCGCGGTGCTGAACTCCGCCAGAATCCCTGCACGTCATGGTAACGCTGCGGTGGTCGAGGACATTGTATCGGTCGCGCGGCAGGCCGCGGGAACCCGCTTTGACGAGGTCTCGGCAATCGGCATCGGCACACCGGGCACGGTCGACTCCGCCACCGGACACGTGGGCAACATCGTGAATCTTGATGTGGTTTCGTTGGATATGGGCCCCGAAGTCTCCAGACTGGCAGGCGTGCCGGTGCATGTGGAAAACGATGTCAACGCTGCCGCAGTGGGTGCTGCAGTGCTGTTGGGAGGTGCGGATGGCTTGGACGGCACCATCGCGTTCCTGAATTTCGGTACCGGACTGGCTGCGGGCATCGTGCAGAACGGGGTGCTGCTGCATGGATATAGTGGGGCCGCAGGCGAAATCGGTCATATTCCGGTTGAGCCGCATCGTTTGAAGTGCCCCTGCGGCCAGTATGGGTGTCTGGAAACCGTGTGCTCGGGGGCTGCGGTGGGCAGGTTGTGGCCGAACGCCGATCCGCCGATGCCCGACTTGATTCGCTGCGCCAGCAGACGTGAGGCGAAGGCCGTGGATGTGCTGGATATGGTGGTGAGGGCCATTGGCGACACCATCCAGATTTTGGCTCAGTCGGTCGATCCCCGATTGATCGTGTTGGGTGGCGGTATGGCCAAAACCGGCGAACCGTTGGTTGAGGTAATTACCGCTGAGCTGCGTCGTCGAGAATCACAGTGCCGCTTTTTGGAGTCGCTGGATTTGCCGGCTCGGCTTCGTCTGGCCCCAGCGGGGCAGCCGGTGGGGGCCATCGGAGCGGCTATGGCCGCATAG
- a CDS encoding aminopeptidase P family protein, translated as MGEVITAKDKEYEAEERKSAPGDNQSMSDRVNNRSLRPQSPAFKDFMKSGWADDDPEIKPLESSKYIPARLEALGKAFPGERLVIPAGQPKVRNNDCDYAFRPDTTFAYYTGLGSDYEAGAVLVLNPVDPDSPEAGAGKTHTPELFVAPRADNSTEDFFMSAHYGEYWVGPRAGLKEMQSMTGIETHDIAQLADSLGKDVGAEAGAVRVRVVSETDPQVTSMVESIREANGFADPDKNSAADDKLHEFAAEARMVKDDYEINEMRKAVDATKHGFDRLLSSLPSALDKPRSERILEGAFNAVSRELGNAVGYDSIVASGPHAPILHWMRNTGVVKNGDMLLVDAGVEVDSLYTADITRTFPTNGKFTDFQKRLYQAVLDSQQAGFEAAKPGATYSDIHHACMRVIAERLHDWGLLPVSVEESLSPQGQQHRRWLACGVAHHLGLDVHDCAQARFESYQGAPIRPGMIFTIEPGLYFREDDLLIPPEYRGIGIRIEDDVLMTENGPEWISAGIPKQIDDVEQWMADQAAQAK; from the coding sequence ATGGGTGAAGTGATCACCGCCAAGGACAAGGAATATGAGGCCGAAGAGCGCAAGAGCGCGCCCGGCGACAACCAGTCGATGAGTGACCGCGTGAACAATCGATCGCTGCGTCCGCAATCGCCCGCATTCAAGGATTTCATGAAGTCCGGCTGGGCCGACGACGACCCGGAAATCAAGCCGCTCGAATCCTCCAAGTACATTCCCGCCCGCCTTGAGGCGCTAGGCAAGGCATTCCCCGGCGAGCGTCTGGTCATTCCGGCCGGCCAGCCGAAGGTACGCAACAATGATTGCGATTACGCCTTCCGCCCGGATACCACCTTCGCCTATTACACGGGCCTGGGCTCCGACTACGAAGCAGGTGCCGTGCTGGTGCTGAACCCGGTCGACCCTGACTCCCCCGAAGCCGGAGCCGGTAAGACCCATACGCCGGAACTGTTCGTGGCTCCGCGCGCAGATAACTCCACCGAGGACTTCTTCATGTCCGCACACTATGGCGAGTACTGGGTGGGACCGCGCGCAGGCCTCAAGGAAATGCAGTCGATGACCGGCATCGAAACCCATGACATCGCCCAGCTGGCCGACTCGCTCGGCAAGGATGTCGGAGCCGAGGCCGGAGCCGTTCGTGTACGCGTGGTCAGCGAAACCGACCCGCAGGTCACCTCGATGGTCGAATCCATTCGTGAGGCAAACGGCTTCGCCGACCCGGACAAGAATTCTGCCGCCGATGACAAGCTGCACGAGTTCGCCGCCGAGGCCCGTATGGTCAAGGACGACTACGAGATCAACGAGATGCGCAAGGCCGTGGATGCCACCAAGCATGGCTTTGATCGTCTGCTCTCCTCCTTGCCGTCCGCGCTCGACAAGCCGCGTTCCGAGCGCATCCTCGAAGGTGCGTTCAACGCCGTCTCCCGCGAGCTGGGCAACGCCGTCGGCTACGACTCCATCGTGGCTTCCGGCCCCCACGCCCCGATCCTGCACTGGATGCGCAACACCGGCGTGGTGAAGAACGGCGATATGCTGCTCGTGGACGCCGGCGTCGAGGTCGATTCCCTGTACACGGCCGACATCACCCGTACCTTCCCGACCAATGGCAAGTTCACCGACTTCCAGAAGCGCCTGTATCAGGCAGTGCTGGACTCGCAACAGGCCGGCTTCGAGGCTGCCAAGCCGGGTGCCACCTACTCTGACATCCATCACGCCTGCATGCGCGTGATCGCCGAGCGTCTGCACGACTGGGGTCTGCTGCCGGTGAGCGTTGAGGAGTCGCTCTCCCCGCAAGGACAGCAGCACCGTCGTTGGCTCGCCTGTGGTGTGGCTCACCATCTGGGTCTTGATGTGCATGACTGCGCACAGGCTCGATTCGAGTCCTATCAGGGAGCCCCGATTCGCCCGGGCATGATTTTCACCATCGAGCCCGGTCTGTACTTCCGCGAGGATGATTTGCTGATTCCGCCGGAATATCGCGGCATCGGCATCCGCATCGAGGATGACGTGCTCATGACCGAGAACGGCCCCGAATGGATTTCCGCCGGCATCCCGAAGCAAATCGATGATGTCGAGCAGTGGATGGCCGATCAGGCCGCACAGGCGAAGTAA
- a CDS encoding ROK family transcriptional regulator, translating into MSYPGLATATDDRTAKASPADVRRKNRQLIFALLFPTKQYSRAELGRRTGLSRVAVSDVVGQMLEEGLLRETGQAPSGGKGKRGTLLSIDTNRLRIISIDLTQEHLLHGTVTNLLGQPLRHAEVTLNAGAYVSVDIIIELIEKMLGMSDGEVIGIGVSSPGVVDGGVVRSSTMRGWRNLDLATPINEHFGIDTTVSNDATSAMLTERFFGQGGPNMLFVRMDSGLGSAILLSDTPVIGELHAAGEIGHISIDLNGPLCPCGKRGCLETMISADALRKQMANVDDDERQAILARAGRYLGQALAMPAGLLDMSDVCIFGQPDIINTTFIDAAQAYLDASTSSSFHKHTVIRRCECGPDITVQGEAIAVLLQYLAK; encoded by the coding sequence ATGTCGTATCCCGGTCTTGCCACCGCGACGGATGACCGTACCGCCAAAGCCTCCCCCGCCGATGTACGCCGCAAAAACCGTCAGCTCATTTTCGCCCTACTGTTTCCGACCAAACAGTATTCACGCGCCGAACTTGGCCGCCGCACCGGACTGAGCCGCGTGGCCGTGTCTGACGTGGTCGGCCAGATGCTCGAAGAAGGCCTATTGCGCGAAACCGGCCAGGCGCCCAGCGGCGGCAAGGGCAAACGAGGCACGCTGCTGAGCATAGACACCAACCGGCTGCGCATAATCAGCATTGATTTGACGCAGGAGCATCTGCTTCACGGCACGGTCACCAATCTGCTTGGACAACCGCTGCGCCACGCCGAAGTCACCTTGAATGCCGGAGCATATGTTTCCGTGGACATCATCATCGAACTCATCGAGAAGATGCTCGGCATGTCCGACGGCGAGGTCATCGGCATCGGCGTGTCCTCCCCCGGTGTGGTCGATGGCGGCGTAGTGCGATCCTCCACGATGCGCGGATGGCGCAATCTCGATTTGGCCACACCCATCAACGAGCATTTCGGCATCGACACCACCGTCAGCAATGACGCCACTAGTGCCATGCTCACCGAACGCTTCTTCGGCCAGGGCGGGCCGAATATGCTGTTCGTGCGGATGGACAGCGGCCTCGGTTCGGCGATTCTGCTGAGCGACACCCCAGTCATCGGCGAACTGCATGCGGCGGGCGAAATCGGCCACATCTCCATCGACTTGAATGGTCCACTATGCCCATGCGGCAAACGTGGATGCCTGGAGACCATGATTTCCGCCGATGCGCTGAGAAAACAGATGGCCAACGTCGACGATGACGAGCGACAGGCAATACTCGCCCGCGCCGGACGGTACCTCGGCCAGGCCTTGGCCATGCCCGCGGGCCTGTTGGATATGTCCGACGTCTGCATATTCGGGCAACCGGACATCATCAACACGACCTTCATCGACGCCGCCCAGGCCTATCTCGACGCCAGCACGTCATCGTCCTTCCACAAGCATACCGTGATCAGGCGCTGCGAATGTGGGCCGGACATCACCGTGCAGGGAGAAGCCATCGCCGTGCTGCTCCAGTATCTGGCCAAATAG
- a CDS encoding N-acetylglucosamine-6-phosphate deacetylase — MSDREEIVSRVTAALEGAPAPVAIRNARKVDARGEQSGYWVVSNASGAIVASGVGDEAFEQYCGTVGIDPADRNAVVDAEGRILTPGYVDIHSHGAWEKSFDDGPDGIDVARAGHAVHGTTRQVLSLITNPVDVICGNIRNVRAKMEAGRPDILGCHLEGPFLALARKGAHDPECLKDPVPEIVDEMLEASGAVNGKLGCIRQITIAPELPHGISAIRQFRAAGVVPAVGHCDADYETAKAGFDAGAGIMTHMFNAMNGLHHREPGPIPAAVEDPRVTIELINDGFHVQNPMVKLSFRFAPHRTAFVTDAMAATDCPDGAYKLGALDVNVVDGHARLVSNGAIAGSTLLLEVAVRRAVNELGISAVDAVEAATLTPAKAFGFNRPNEVTGAPIGLIAPGFAADFNLINPADWTVEQVWCAGRKLK, encoded by the coding sequence ATGTCTGATAGGGAAGAAATTGTCTCCCGTGTGACGGCGGCATTGGAAGGCGCACCGGCTCCGGTGGCCATTCGCAATGCCCGCAAGGTGGATGCGCGCGGCGAACAGAGTGGGTATTGGGTCGTGTCCAACGCATCCGGTGCCATCGTGGCATCCGGTGTGGGCGATGAGGCTTTCGAACAGTATTGCGGCACGGTGGGCATCGACCCCGCTGACCGTAATGCAGTGGTGGATGCCGAAGGGCGAATCCTGACTCCTGGCTATGTGGACATTCACTCGCACGGTGCATGGGAGAAGAGCTTCGATGACGGCCCGGATGGCATCGATGTGGCTCGTGCCGGGCATGCCGTGCATGGCACGACTCGTCAGGTGCTGTCGCTGATTACCAATCCCGTGGACGTCATCTGCGGCAATATCCGCAATGTGCGCGCCAAAATGGAAGCCGGACGCCCCGATATTTTGGGATGCCATCTGGAGGGGCCTTTCCTGGCCTTGGCCCGCAAGGGTGCTCATGACCCGGAATGCCTCAAGGATCCGGTTCCTGAAATCGTGGATGAGATGCTGGAGGCCTCAGGTGCTGTCAATGGCAAGCTGGGCTGCATCCGGCAGATAACCATTGCCCCTGAATTGCCGCATGGCATTTCCGCCATCCGCCAGTTCCGCGCCGCCGGTGTGGTGCCTGCGGTGGGGCATTGTGATGCCGACTACGAGACCGCCAAGGCTGGTTTTGATGCAGGGGCCGGCATCATGACGCACATGTTCAACGCGATGAACGGCCTGCACCATCGTGAGCCGGGCCCGATTCCGGCCGCAGTGGAGGATCCTCGCGTGACCATCGAGCTGATCAACGATGGTTTCCATGTGCAGAATCCCATGGTGAAGCTTTCGTTCCGTTTCGCGCCGCATCGTACCGCCTTTGTCACCGACGCCATGGCCGCCACCGATTGCCCGGATGGCGCATACAAACTCGGTGCGCTGGACGTGAATGTGGTCGATGGTCATGCTCGTCTGGTGTCCAACGGCGCCATTGCCGGCTCCACATTATTGCTGGAGGTGGCTGTGCGTCGTGCGGTTAACGAGCTCGGCATCAGTGCTGTCGATGCGGTCGAGGCTGCGACGTTGACACCGGCAAAGGCCTTTGGCTTCAATCGGCCAAATGAGGTGACTGGTGCTCCAATCGGCCTGATTGCGCCCGGTTTTGCCGCCGACTTCAATCTTATCAATCCCGCCGACTGGACGGTCGAACAGGTTTGGTGTGCGGGGCGTAAGTTGAAATAG